Proteins encoded together in one Lathyrus oleraceus cultivar Zhongwan6 chromosome 5, CAAS_Psat_ZW6_1.0, whole genome shotgun sequence window:
- the LOC127081417 gene encoding uncharacterized protein LOC127081417, producing MTCFLQQIINCLHNINHSGISNKQAILQQRALGRELGLVVDLTNTTRYYPLSDWTKEGIGHVKIRCKGRDSVPDDESVQKFCNEVLDFCSQRSNTKKYILVHCTHGHNRTGYMIVHFLVRTESLSVTEATNKFAQARPPGIYKQDYIDTLYMFFNEKKPESLVCPQTPEWKSLPDPDVHDVSFSATDNRADILQQENIERNGVMTNVINCNL from the coding sequence ATGACTTGTTTTCTGCAACAAATAATAAACTGCCTGCACAATATTAATCACAGCGGTATCAGCAACAAGCAAGCAATTCTTCAACAGAGAGCTTTAGGTAGAGAACTTGGTTTAGTGGTTGATCTGACAAATACTACTCGTTACTATCCATTATCAGATTGGACAAAAGAAGGGATTGGCCATGTCAAGATAAGATGCAAAGGAAGAGATTCTGTACCTGATGATGAATCTGTACAAAAGTTTTGCAATGAGGTTCTGGATTTTTGCTCCCAGAGATCAAACACAAAGAAATATATACTCGTACACTGCACTCATGGGCATAATCGTACAGGCTATATGATTGTTCATTTTCTTGTGCGTACAGAATCACTATCTGTCACTGAGGCAACAAATAAATTTGCACAGGCGCGGCCCCCAGGAATTTACAAACAGGATTACATTGATACCCTATACATGTTTTTTAATGAAAAGAAGCCTGAAAGTCTTGTTTGTCCACAAACTCCAGAATGGAAGAGCCTCCCTGATCCTGACGTTCATGATGTGTCTTTCTCAGCTACAGACAATCGTGCAGACATTTTGCAGCAGGAGAATATCGAGAGGAATGGAGTAATGACAAATGTAATAAATTGCAACCTGTGA